Below is a window of Streptomyces genisteinicus DNA.
AAGTCGGGCAGCCGGACGCGGTGACGTGCCGGTGCCGGCGGTTCCGGCCGCCGGGCGGGCGGCGGTCCGTCCCGATCGGGGGTGTCGGGCATCAGATCAGCTCCTCCAGGAGGCGACGGGCGTCCAGCGGGGGCGGCACCAGACCGCGGCGCGGGCGGCCCGCCCCGCGTGCCGCCCACAGCAGCCGGCCGGAGGGCAGGCCGGGGGCGAGGGACCACGCGAGGGCCAGCACGCCCGTGACGAGCGCGGCGGCGAGACTGCTCCCGCCGAACTCCTGAAGCCCTCCGCCGGGTGCCAGGGAGGGCAGCGGTGCACCGGGCGCGAGCAGCCCCCGCCGTCCGGCGGACGGGCTCAGATCGGCCCGGGGCAGGGGCCGTCCGGCGAGGTCGCCGGGGACGACGGGGAGGACGGCCGGGTGCGAGGTGAGGGGTGACGATGCCACGCGCCCCCGCTGCCCGCCGGCCGCGACCACGACGACTCCGTGGCGGCCGGCCAGATCGAGCGCTTCGGTCAGCTCGGGCGCGGCCGTGGCCTGCGTGACGAATGCCGCGCTGACGTTGATCAGCCGCGCACCGTGGAGCCGGCACGCGTCGATGCCGCGGGCCAGTTCGGAGGCGGACGTCCAGAAGCGGTCCTCGGTGAATACGGGACGCAGGAGCAGCGGACACCCCGGGCAGATTCCCGGCGCACCGCTGCCGCGAGCGGCCCCCAGCACACCGGTCACGGCGGTGCCGTGACGCAGCGCCGCACTGTCCCGGCCCGGTCCGGCCACGG
It encodes the following:
- a CDS encoding S8 family serine peptidase; this encodes MARTDGSGAVPVGVLDGPVAALGPDLLAAPVERVPREPGAVAGPGRDSAALRHGTAVTGVLGAARGSGAPGICPGCPLLLRPVFTEDRFWTSASELARGIDACRLHGARLINVSAAFVTQATAAPELTEALDLAGRHGVVVVAAGGQRGRVASSPLTSHPAVLPVVPGDLAGRPLPRADLSPSAGRRGLLAPGAPLPSLAPGGGLQEFGGSSLAAALVTGVLALAWSLAPGLPSGRLLWAARGAGRPRRGLVPPPLDARRLLEELI